In Geoalkalibacter sp., a genomic segment contains:
- a CDS encoding TM2 domain-containing protein, translated as MDTHSKVIGYVLWIFGFMGAHRFYYGRPISGTIYFFTLGLLFIGWIIDLFLIPSMDRSADLRFTPGPVDYNVAWVLLTFLGIFGIHRFYLGKWPTGLLYLLTGGLFLLGIIYDYWTLNTQISEVNGGASR; from the coding sequence ATGGATACCCACAGCAAGGTCATCGGCTATGTTCTGTGGATTTTCGGCTTCATGGGCGCGCACCGCTTCTATTATGGGCGGCCCATCAGCGGCACGATTTATTTCTTCACCCTGGGCCTGTTGTTCATCGGCTGGATCATCGACCTGTTTCTCATCCCGTCCATGGACCGCAGCGCCGATCTGCGCTTTACCCCGGGGCCGGTGGATTACAACGTCGCCTGGGTGCTGCTCACCTTCCTGGGTATTTTCGGCATCCACCGCTTTTATCTCGGCAAGTGGCCGACCGGTTTGCTCTATCTACTCACGGGCGGGCTGTTTCTGCTCGGCATCATCTATGACTACTGGACCCTCAACACCCAGATCAGCGAGGTGAACGGCGGCGCGTCCCGTTGA
- a CDS encoding flavodoxin family protein, whose protein sequence is MNLVCLLGSPRPRGNSTSLARHLCESAEHLGADVRVFALNELDYRGCQACYACKRKLDHCLLDDDLREVLAAVLAADALVLSSPIYFGDISAQLKGFIDRTFSYLVPDYYANPQPSRLPPDKKLVMILTQGVADEQVFADVFPRYEGFLKWEGFAESRLIRACGVTPATRPDKLGPWLEQAQAAARWLMGAP, encoded by the coding sequence ATGAATCTTGTCTGTCTGCTCGGCAGTCCCCGGCCCCGGGGCAACAGCACCAGCCTGGCCCGTCATCTCTGCGAGAGCGCAGAGCATCTCGGCGCCGACGTGCGGGTGTTCGCCCTCAACGAGCTCGATTATCGCGGCTGCCAGGCCTGCTATGCTTGCAAGCGCAAGCTCGATCACTGCCTTCTCGACGATGATCTGCGCGAAGTGCTGGCCGCGGTCCTGGCCGCCGATGCCCTGGTGCTCTCCTCGCCCATCTATTTCGGCGACATCAGCGCCCAGCTCAAGGGCTTCATCGACCGCACCTTCAGCTATCTGGTGCCCGACTACTACGCCAATCCCCAGCCGAGCCGCCTGCCGCCGGACAAAAAACTCGTCATGATCCTCACCCAGGGCGTGGCCGACGAGCAGGTGTTCGCCGATGTGTTTCCGCGCTACGAAGGTTTTCTCAAGTGGGAAGGCTTTGCCGAGAGCCGTCTGATTCGTGCCTGCGGCGTGACGCCCGCCACCCGGCCGGACAAGCTTGGGCCCTGGCTGGAGCAGGCGCAGGCGGCCGCGCGCTGGTTGATGGGCGCGCCCTAG
- the odhB gene encoding 2-oxoglutarate dehydrogenase complex dihydrolipoyllysine-residue succinyltransferase: protein MEIKVPEVGESVFEAQIAQWHKKDGEKVREGDLLCELETDKVSLELNADGDGILRIGAKEGETVKVGAVIGTIEESEEAASGESEPKEEPKREEGKKEEQPAAKAALAPAPEKTRAEKAEPEKAETKVTREQPRAEAAAAESAEKPAASAKTKDDERVTRRPMSPIRKRIAERLLAARQQTAMLTTFNEADMSRVLALRQKHQESFVKRHGVKLGLMSFFVKASVEALKEFPEVNAQIDGDDLVYHHYYDIGIAVGAEKGLVVPVLRGCEGLSFAEIEQQLAAYVEKIKNNKLALADLEGGTFTITNGGVYGSINSTPILNPPQSAVLGLHAIQERPVARAGEILIRPMMNLALSYDHRIIDGRQAVGFLKRIKDLVEEPEEMLLEM from the coding sequence ATGGAGATTAAAGTTCCCGAGGTGGGGGAGTCGGTGTTCGAGGCGCAAATCGCCCAATGGCATAAAAAGGATGGCGAAAAGGTGCGCGAGGGCGATCTGCTCTGCGAACTGGAGACCGACAAGGTGTCCTTGGAGCTCAACGCCGATGGCGACGGCATCCTGCGCATCGGCGCCAAGGAGGGCGAGACGGTCAAGGTCGGCGCCGTCATCGGCACCATCGAGGAAAGCGAGGAGGCGGCTTCGGGCGAGTCGGAGCCGAAGGAAGAGCCCAAGAGGGAAGAAGGGAAGAAGGAAGAACAACCCGCAGCCAAGGCCGCCCTGGCGCCCGCGCCCGAGAAGACGCGGGCCGAGAAGGCCGAACCTGAGAAAGCCGAGACAAAAGTGACGCGGGAACAGCCGCGGGCCGAAGCGGCCGCCGCGGAAAGCGCCGAGAAACCGGCCGCGTCCGCAAAGACGAAGGATGATGAGCGCGTCACCCGCCGGCCCATGAGCCCGATTCGCAAGCGCATCGCCGAGCGCCTGCTCGCCGCGCGTCAGCAGACCGCCATGCTCACCACCTTCAACGAGGCCGACATGAGCCGCGTGCTGGCCCTGCGTCAGAAGCACCAGGAGAGCTTCGTCAAGCGCCACGGCGTCAAGCTCGGCCTCATGTCCTTTTTCGTCAAGGCGAGCGTCGAGGCCCTCAAGGAATTTCCCGAGGTCAATGCCCAGATCGACGGCGACGATCTCGTTTATCACCATTACTACGACATCGGCATCGCCGTGGGCGCCGAAAAAGGCCTGGTGGTGCCGGTGCTGCGCGGCTGCGAGGGGCTGAGCTTCGCCGAGATCGAGCAGCAGCTTGCCGCCTACGTCGAGAAGATCAAGAACAACAAGCTCGCCTTGGCCGATCTCGAAGGGGGCACCTTCACCATCACCAACGGCGGCGTCTACGGTTCCATCAATTCCACGCCGATTCTCAACCCACCGCAAAGCGCGGTGCTGGGCCTGCACGCCATTCAGGAGCGCCCCGTGGCGCGCGCCGGAGAAATCCTCATCCGCCCCATGATGAACCTGGCCCTCTCCTACGATCATCGCATCATCGACGGTCGCCAGGCGGTGGGCTTTCTCAAGCGCATCAAGGATTTGGTGGAAGAGCCCGAAGAGATGCTGCTGGAGATGTGA